The Denitrificimonas caeni genome has a segment encoding these proteins:
- the cobA gene encoding uroporphyrinogen-III C-methyltransferase, producing the protein MDQKTALPAALHAAFAPGDVALIGAGPGDPSLLTLRAWSLLQQADVVVYDRLVSPELLTMIPERCQRRFVGKASANHSLPQDKINQLLADLAQQGLRVARLKGGDPFIFGRGSEELNFLLQRQINCQIVPGITAASGCTAYAGIPLTHRGVAHSCQFITGHLQEDGELHLPWKSYADPKKTLVFYMGLSSLEEISSELIKAGLAADTPAALIGSGTYAEQQVIRGSLAELQAMADNAELTPPTLTIIGHVVALFSGYPVSHPALINPMAVAAKEVLCV; encoded by the coding sequence ATGGATCAGAAAACCGCTCTCCCCGCTGCTCTACACGCTGCTTTCGCTCCCGGCGATGTGGCTTTAATTGGTGCCGGTCCAGGTGACCCAAGCCTTCTTACTTTGCGCGCTTGGAGCTTGCTGCAGCAAGCTGATGTGGTGGTCTACGACCGCTTGGTGAGCCCAGAGCTTTTAACCATGATACCCGAGCGTTGCCAGCGTCGTTTTGTCGGTAAAGCCAGTGCTAATCACAGCTTACCGCAAGATAAAATCAATCAACTGCTGGCTGATCTCGCGCAACAAGGCTTACGTGTGGCTCGACTCAAAGGCGGTGACCCCTTTATCTTTGGCCGCGGCTCAGAAGAACTTAACTTTCTGTTACAGCGTCAGATCAACTGCCAAATAGTGCCAGGTATTACTGCGGCTTCAGGTTGCACCGCTTATGCTGGAATTCCCCTAACCCACCGTGGTGTAGCGCACTCTTGCCAGTTTATTACCGGTCACTTACAAGAAGATGGCGAGCTACATCTACCGTGGAAAAGCTACGCTGACCCGAAGAAAACCTTAGTGTTTTATATGGGCTTAAGCAGTCTTGAAGAAATCTCCAGCGAATTGATCAAAGCTGGCTTAGCCGCAGATACACCGGCAGCCTTGATTGGTAGCGGCACATATGCCGAGCAACAAGTGATCCGCGGTAGCCTTGCAGAATTGCAGGCCATGGCAGATAACGCTGAACTGACCCCACCCACCTTAACCATTATTGGTCACGTAGTTGCCCTGTTCAGTGGCTACCCTGTGAGCCATCCAGCGCTTATTAACCCTATGGCTGTAGCGGCTAAGGAAGTACTATGCGTATAA
- the nirJ gene encoding heme d1 biosynthesis radical SAM protein NirJ: MLRISTYLRALAGQSPAPRAAKPGSTRAPVVIWNVLRRCNLTCKHCYSTSADIDFKGELNTAEALATIDQLHAAGVKVLVLSGGEPLMRPDIFQLAEHARQYGFYVALSTNGTLINESNIEQIVAAQFDYVGISIDGLPDIHDEFRQMKGGFTASMHAVELCRQHDIRVGLRTTLTMHNHAQLPDLLELMREYDVQKYYLSHLNYSGRGKRSSKIDAHWQMTRDAMDQIFDRAWDDVQHGIETDFVSGNNDADAILLLQWTERHLPQHRAQMETMLRAWGGNASGAGVANIDNLGDVHPDTYWQQHTLGNVRKQDFKDIWFNNAAPLLLQLRQHPRQVKGRCGECQWLSICNGNTRTRAWAGGNLWAEDPGCYLTDEEIGIAALAEIKCVAL, translated from the coding sequence ATGCTAAGAATCAGCACTTATTTACGCGCCCTTGCCGGGCAAAGCCCAGCTCCTCGGGCGGCCAAGCCCGGCAGTACCCGGGCACCCGTGGTTATTTGGAACGTGTTGCGCCGTTGCAATCTGACCTGTAAGCACTGCTACTCAACCTCAGCGGATATCGACTTTAAAGGTGAACTGAACACTGCCGAAGCGCTAGCCACCATTGACCAGCTGCATGCTGCAGGGGTTAAGGTATTGGTTCTCAGTGGCGGTGAGCCTTTGATGCGTCCGGATATTTTCCAGTTAGCCGAACATGCTCGCCAATACGGTTTTTATGTGGCTCTCTCGACCAATGGCACTCTGATTAACGAAAGTAATATTGAGCAAATTGTCGCAGCACAATTTGATTATGTGGGTATCAGTATTGATGGTCTTCCCGATATTCATGATGAATTTAGACAAATGAAAGGCGGTTTTACCGCCTCAATGCATGCCGTTGAACTCTGCCGTCAGCATGATATTCGGGTGGGTTTGCGCACCACTTTAACCATGCACAATCATGCTCAGCTTCCCGACTTACTGGAGCTGATGCGTGAATATGATGTGCAAAAATACTACCTCTCACACTTGAATTACAGCGGTCGTGGCAAGCGCAGCAGTAAAATCGATGCGCACTGGCAGATGACCCGCGATGCCATGGATCAGATTTTTGATCGCGCTTGGGACGATGTGCAACACGGCATCGAAACGGATTTTGTCAGCGGTAATAACGATGCCGATGCCATCTTATTGCTGCAATGGACCGAACGTCACTTACCGCAACACCGTGCACAAATGGAAACCATGCTGCGCGCTTGGGGCGGTAACGCTTCCGGGGCTGGGGTGGCCAATATTGACAACCTCGGTGATGTGCACCCTGATACCTATTGGCAGCAACACACCTTAGGTAATGTACGCAAACAGGATTTTAAAGATATTTGGTTCAATAACGCAGCCCCATTATTGCTACAACTGCGCCAGCACCCCCGTCAGGTTAAGGGCCGCTGCGGTGAATGCCAGTGGTTAAGTATTTGTAATGGGAATACCCGTACCCGCGCTTGGGCCGGCGGCAATTTGTGGGCTGAAGACCCGGGTTGCTATCTGACTGATGAAGAAATTGGCATCGCTGCTTTAGCAGAAATTAAATGCGTAGCGCTATAG
- a CDS encoding nitrite reductase produces MSASISPSDQQLAQQLITLTEAGLPLVADPWAWIAERMQLSVDDTLALLQRLQDSGAIRRIAAVPNHYRLGYTFNGMTVWDVDDAQIDRLGEIVGNLHFVSHCYRRPRLPGWRYNLFAMVHGKNAEQIEYERNLIRDQLGAACRADTMLVSSRILKKTGLRLATQRQEK; encoded by the coding sequence ATGTCGGCCTCCATTTCCCCCTCTGATCAACAGCTGGCCCAACAGCTGATTACCCTCACCGAAGCCGGCCTGCCTCTGGTGGCTGATCCTTGGGCCTGGATTGCTGAGCGCATGCAGCTCAGTGTGGATGACACCCTTGCTTTATTACAGCGCTTACAAGACAGCGGCGCGATTCGCCGGATTGCTGCAGTACCCAATCATTACCGCCTTGGTTATACCTTTAATGGCATGACCGTTTGGGATGTGGACGATGCTCAGATTGACCGCTTAGGTGAGATCGTCGGCAACCTTCACTTTGTCAGCCACTGCTACCGTCGTCCGCGCTTGCCTGGCTGGCGCTATAACTTATTTGCCATGGTGCATGGCAAGAATGCTGAGCAAATTGAATACGAGCGAAATCTTATTCGTGATCAACTCGGTGCTGCCTGCCGTGCTGATACGATGCTGGTCAGTAGTCGTATTCTAAAGAAAACGGGTTTGCGGCTGGCCACTCAGCGTCAGGAGAAGTAA
- a CDS encoding Lrp/AsnC family transcriptional regulator, whose product MDEFDRRLLNRLQLGLPLVRDPWSALAEELQCSAEAIRQRLQELLDDGTLTRFGPMFDIEQLGGAFTLAAMTVPEQRFDQVTEQLNELPAVAHNYRREHAFNMWFVLACPTPEGIQRSIAEIEALTGLSVLNLPKEKTYHVGLHFPL is encoded by the coding sequence ATGGATGAATTTGATCGTCGACTTCTCAACCGTTTACAGCTTGGCTTGCCGTTAGTCCGTGATCCATGGAGCGCGCTGGCAGAAGAGCTGCAATGCAGCGCTGAAGCGATTCGACAACGCTTACAGGAGTTACTGGATGACGGCACCTTAACCCGTTTTGGGCCTATGTTTGATATCGAACAGCTGGGCGGTGCTTTTACTCTTGCCGCAATGACGGTGCCCGAACAGCGCTTTGATCAGGTCACTGAACAACTCAATGAGCTGCCCGCGGTGGCGCACAATTACCGCCGCGAACACGCGTTTAATATGTGGTTTGTATTGGCCTGCCCAACCCCAGAAGGCATTCAACGCAGCATCGCTGAAATCGAAGCCCTAACCGGTTTGTCCGTCCTCAACTTGCCCAAGGAGAAGACCTACCATGTCGGCCTCCATTTCCCCCTCTGA
- a CDS encoding AsnC family protein, whose translation MSDGLTLEQQQQLRRLLEHGLPLASRPYQVLAEQINSTEQAVLQHVQDLNAQGLFRRFGIVVKHRALGINANVMLVMDIEDERVHQVGAALGEAPGVNLCYRRPRRPGWPYNLFCMVHGRDRQAVEAHVAELLEQHNLLQRPHHLLFSTRAFKQRGARYSQVGAT comes from the coding sequence ATGAGCGATGGATTAACCCTTGAGCAACAGCAGCAATTGCGGCGCTTGTTGGAGCACGGTTTGCCACTGGCCTCCCGCCCTTATCAAGTCTTGGCTGAACAAATTAATAGCACTGAACAAGCTGTTTTACAGCATGTGCAAGACTTAAATGCGCAAGGTCTATTTCGACGCTTTGGCATTGTGGTTAAACACCGTGCGCTGGGTATCAATGCCAATGTGATGCTGGTGATGGACATTGAAGATGAACGGGTACATCAAGTGGGTGCAGCACTGGGCGAAGCGCCGGGGGTCAATTTATGTTATCGCCGTCCACGGCGTCCGGGCTGGCCCTATAACTTATTTTGCATGGTCCATGGGCGTGATCGCCAAGCGGTAGAAGCCCATGTGGCAGAACTCTTAGAGCAACATAACTTACTCCAGCGTCCCCATCATTTGCTGTTTAGCACCCGTGCCTTTAAACAACGCGGTGCACGTTACAGCCAAGTCGGAGCAACTTAA
- a CDS encoding Lrp/AsnC family transcriptional regulator: protein MDDLCLRMLDRFQHDLPICAEPYQAIAEELGCSEEDIFQRLEQLNQRQALSRVGPIFDHSVAGASTLVALAVPEARIEQVAAQINALDEVNHNYLREHDWNLWFVLTGPNRAHLDQTLIHIQQQTGLTPLDLPMLTAYQINLGFALGKDSQVPS, encoded by the coding sequence ATGGACGATCTGTGCTTACGGATGCTGGATCGTTTCCAGCACGATTTACCCATTTGTGCTGAACCTTACCAAGCTATAGCAGAAGAGTTGGGCTGCAGCGAAGAAGATATTTTTCAGCGCTTAGAGCAGCTCAATCAGCGCCAAGCTTTATCCCGGGTTGGGCCTATCTTTGACCACAGCGTAGCGGGCGCCAGCACTTTAGTTGCGTTGGCTGTGCCTGAAGCGCGGATTGAACAAGTCGCTGCGCAAATCAATGCCCTAGATGAAGTGAATCACAACTATTTGCGGGAGCATGATTGGAATCTTTGGTTTGTCCTGACCGGCCCCAACCGTGCCCATCTTGATCAAACCCTAATCCATATTCAACAGCAGACTGGATTAACCCCCTTAGATCTGCCGATGCTGACTGCTTATCAAATCAATTTAGGCTTTGCTTTAGGCAAAGATTCGCAGGTGCCATCATGA
- a CDS encoding cytochrome D1 domain-containing protein: MRRHFGVVLLACLLTACVAQPSHPLRGSGDLGIVIERANGSVKIVEHSNNSSLARVEGLGDLSHASVVFSRDARFAYVFGRDGGLTKIDLLTAKIDKRIIQSGNSIGGAISQDGRLIAVGNYEPGGVKVFAADTLELVADIPATTVADGSRGSRVVGMVDAPGKKFLVSLFDTGEIWIADFSQSNTPAITRFTNIGDQPYDSMLTPDGRYYIAGLFGEDGLALLDLWHPEQGVKRILDGYGRGNEKLPVYKMPHLEGWTVAGDHAFVPAVGRHQILIMDTNTWQQAGSVDVIGQPVFVMARPDARQIWVNFAMPDNQYVQVIDSESHTVIATLEPGPGVLHMEFTPRGEQIWISVRDKDEIQVWDTATLQKVHTLPADSPSGIFFSDRAHRIGL; this comes from the coding sequence ATGAGACGTCACTTTGGCGTTGTACTTTTAGCCTGTTTATTAACTGCATGTGTTGCTCAACCCTCTCATCCATTGCGTGGCAGCGGTGACTTAGGGATCGTCATTGAACGTGCAAATGGCAGCGTCAAAATTGTTGAACACTCAAATAACAGCAGTTTGGCCCGAGTTGAAGGTTTAGGTGATTTATCCCACGCCTCGGTGGTGTTTTCCCGTGATGCCCGCTTTGCATATGTATTTGGACGCGATGGTGGCCTAACCAAAATTGATCTACTTACCGCGAAAATTGATAAACGTATTATCCAAAGCGGCAACAGTATTGGCGGTGCCATTAGCCAAGACGGTCGTTTAATTGCTGTGGGTAACTACGAGCCCGGCGGGGTTAAAGTTTTTGCTGCCGACACTTTAGAACTGGTGGCTGATATTCCTGCGACCACTGTTGCCGATGGCAGCCGTGGTTCACGGGTGGTGGGTATGGTCGATGCACCTGGAAAGAAGTTTCTAGTCAGTTTATTTGATACCGGCGAAATTTGGATTGCCGACTTTAGCCAAAGCAATACTCCAGCAATCACGCGCTTTACCAATATTGGCGACCAGCCGTACGACTCCATGCTGACTCCTGACGGCCGTTACTATATTGCCGGTTTATTTGGTGAAGACGGTTTAGCGCTGCTGGATCTATGGCACCCTGAACAGGGGGTCAAACGTATTCTCGATGGCTATGGCCGCGGCAACGAGAAACTTCCCGTCTATAAAATGCCCCATTTGGAAGGTTGGACAGTGGCCGGTGATCACGCCTTTGTCCCAGCCGTGGGTCGCCATCAGATTTTAATTATGGACACCAATACCTGGCAACAGGCCGGTAGCGTGGATGTCATTGGTCAACCGGTATTTGTCATGGCGCGCCCTGATGCACGGCAAATCTGGGTCAACTTTGCCATGCCTGATAACCAATATGTGCAAGTGATTGATAGCGAAAGTCATACGGTTATTGCCACCCTAGAGCCGGGTCCTGGTGTGCTGCATATGGAATTCACCCCCCGTGGTGAACAGATTTGGATCTCGGTGCGCGATAAGGACGAGATACAGGTATGGGATACCGCAACTTTACAAAAAGTTCACACCCTACCTGCAGACAGTCCCAGCGGTATCTTCTTTAGCGATCGAGCTCACCGCATCGGTCTATAG
- a CDS encoding c-type cytochrome, giving the protein MITSKHATLYLTVFMASLLTLPTSLAAPIASERQATLEHLLIQDCGSCHGLRMTGGLGPPLTPQILSDKSRDSLIATVMFGRPGTAMPPWQALLNEHEAAWMIDRLLQGVTP; this is encoded by the coding sequence ATGATAACCAGCAAGCATGCAACACTTTATTTAACGGTGTTCATGGCGTCACTCCTTACTCTTCCTACAAGCCTGGCGGCACCCATAGCGAGTGAACGCCAAGCAACACTTGAACACCTGCTTATTCAAGACTGTGGTTCCTGCCATGGTCTACGCATGACCGGCGGCCTTGGCCCGCCACTGACCCCGCAAATTTTATCCGACAAGTCCCGCGATAGTCTGATTGCTACAGTGATGTTCGGCCGCCCAGGTACTGCTATGCCACCATGGCAAGCCTTACTCAATGAGCACGAAGCGGCTTGGATGATTGATCGCCTGTTACAAGGAGTTACCCCATGA
- a CDS encoding cytochrome D1 domain-containing protein, with product MSMSLLSFSIAHATANPEEAEAAYKGAASTVDPASAKTVRTAGAPDLSDSEFEMAKEIYFQRCAGCHGVLRKGATGKPLTPDITQERGQAYLEALITYGSPGGMPNWGTSNELSKEQITLMANYIQHTPPTPPEWGMPEMKNSWKVLVKPEDRPTKQMNTLNLGNIFSVTLRDDGKIALIDGDSKEIIKTIETGYAVHISRMSASGRYLFVIGRDARIDMIDLWMEEPARVAEIKVGIEVRSVETSKFEGYEDKYAIAGSYWPPQYTIMDGETLEPLQIVSTRGMTVDTQEYHPEPRVAAIIASHEHPEFIVNVKETGRILLVNYKDIDNLTTTSIGASLFLHDGGWDSTHRYFMTAANNSNQVAVIDSKERNLAALVDVGKIPHPGRGANFVHPKFGPVWATSHLGDETISLIGTDPEQHPEHAWQVVETLKGQGGGSLFIKTHPNSTNLYLDTTFNPDAKISQSAAVFDINNLDAGYKVLPIGDWADIDGGVKRVLQPEYNEAGDEVWFSVWSQQDEVSAIVVVDDKTQKLKKVIKDKRLITPTGKFNVNNTQHDVY from the coding sequence ATGTCGATGTCACTGCTAAGCTTTTCCATAGCGCATGCCACAGCCAACCCTGAGGAAGCTGAAGCCGCTTATAAGGGAGCTGCTTCCACTGTGGATCCAGCCAGCGCTAAAACGGTACGCACTGCTGGTGCTCCTGATCTCAGTGACTCAGAGTTTGAAATGGCAAAGGAAATTTATTTCCAACGCTGCGCAGGCTGCCATGGGGTCTTACGTAAAGGTGCAACAGGTAAACCACTAACTCCAGATATCACTCAAGAACGTGGGCAAGCTTACCTAGAAGCATTGATTACCTACGGCTCCCCAGGCGGCATGCCAAACTGGGGAACATCCAACGAGCTCAGCAAAGAGCAAATCACTTTAATGGCCAACTACATTCAGCACACACCACCGACACCGCCTGAGTGGGGCATGCCGGAAATGAAAAACTCTTGGAAAGTTCTAGTTAAGCCCGAAGACCGCCCAACTAAACAAATGAATACACTCAACCTTGGCAATATCTTCTCCGTCACGTTACGCGATGACGGTAAAATTGCCTTGATTGATGGTGACAGCAAAGAAATTATTAAAACCATTGAAACGGGCTATGCAGTACACATTTCACGCATGTCGGCGTCTGGCCGCTATTTATTTGTAATAGGTCGTGATGCGCGCATTGATATGATCGACTTATGGATGGAAGAACCAGCGCGTGTTGCTGAAATAAAGGTAGGTATCGAAGTACGCTCTGTAGAAACCTCTAAATTCGAGGGTTACGAAGACAAGTACGCTATTGCCGGCTCATATTGGCCACCGCAGTACACCATTATGGATGGCGAGACCCTTGAACCTCTGCAAATTGTCTCCACCCGCGGCATGACCGTTGATACCCAAGAATATCACCCTGAGCCTCGGGTGGCGGCGATTATCGCTTCCCACGAGCACCCTGAGTTTATTGTTAACGTTAAAGAAACCGGCCGCATTTTGCTGGTCAACTACAAAGACATTGACAACCTAACTACTACCAGTATTGGCGCTTCATTGTTCTTACACGATGGCGGCTGGGACAGCACACACCGTTACTTTATGACAGCGGCCAATAACTCTAACCAAGTCGCGGTAATTGACTCCAAGGAACGCAATCTTGCTGCCTTAGTGGATGTCGGCAAGATACCACACCCAGGCCGTGGAGCTAACTTTGTTCACCCTAAATTTGGTCCAGTTTGGGCAACCAGTCACCTAGGTGATGAAACAATTTCTTTAATTGGTACCGATCCTGAACAGCATCCAGAGCACGCTTGGCAAGTGGTCGAAACCTTAAAAGGTCAAGGCGGTGGCTCACTGTTTATTAAAACTCACCCTAACTCTACCAATCTATATCTGGATACCACCTTCAACCCTGACGCTAAAATCAGCCAATCAGCTGCGGTATTTGACATTAACAACCTTGATGCAGGTTACAAGGTTCTACCTATTGGTGATTGGGCTGATATCGACGGTGGGGTAAAACGCGTACTGCAACCTGAGTACAACGAAGCCGGTGATGAGGTTTGGTTCTCAGTATGGAGTCAGCAAGACGAGGTGTCTGCCATCGTGGTGGTTGATGATAAAACACAGAAACTGAAAAAAGTCATCAAAGACAAACGCTTGATCACCCCAACGGGTAAATTCAACGTGAATAACACCCAGCACGATGTGTACTAA
- a CDS encoding CbbQ/NirQ/NorQ/GpvN family protein → MNTGLQQESVLTSEEPFYQTLGNEETVFRQAWQHGMPVLIKGPTGCGKTRFVQHMAHRLNLPLYTVACHDDLSAADLVGRHLIGAEGTWWQDGPLTRAVREGGICYLDEVVEARQDTAVVLHPLADDRRELFLERTGEAIKAGPNFMLVVSYNPGYQNLLKGMKPSTRQRFVAMRFDYPSAAEEQRIVEIEAGVESKLAAQIVRLGQALRRLENHDLEEVASTRLLIFAARMIKAGMPVREACLACLAEPLSDDPQTVAALMDVVDVHFE, encoded by the coding sequence GTGAATACTGGCCTGCAGCAAGAGAGTGTTTTAACGAGTGAAGAACCCTTTTATCAGACACTTGGTAATGAGGAAACGGTCTTTCGACAGGCTTGGCAGCATGGGATGCCAGTTCTGATTAAAGGGCCTACCGGCTGTGGCAAAACCCGCTTTGTGCAGCATATGGCGCACCGTTTGAACTTGCCGTTGTATACCGTTGCTTGTCATGATGATTTAAGTGCTGCTGATCTAGTTGGCCGTCACTTAATCGGTGCTGAGGGCACTTGGTGGCAAGATGGTCCGTTAACCCGTGCTGTGCGTGAAGGCGGTATTTGCTACTTAGATGAGGTGGTCGAAGCGCGGCAAGATACCGCAGTGGTATTGCATCCTCTAGCTGATGACCGCCGTGAGCTGTTCTTAGAACGCACCGGTGAGGCGATTAAAGCAGGGCCTAATTTTATGCTGGTGGTGTCCTATAACCCCGGTTATCAAAACCTGCTCAAAGGCATGAAGCCCAGTACTCGCCAACGCTTTGTGGCCATGCGCTTTGATTATCCAAGTGCTGCAGAAGAACAGAGAATTGTTGAAATTGAAGCAGGGGTGGAGAGTAAGCTGGCGGCGCAGATTGTTCGACTGGGGCAGGCCCTGCGCCGTTTAGAGAACCATGACCTGGAAGAAGTGGCCTCAACGCGCTTACTGATTTTTGCCGCACGCATGATTAAAGCGGGGATGCCGGTGCGTGAAGCCTGCTTAGCCTGTTTGGCTGAGCCGTTAAGCGATGACCCACAAACAGTGGCGGCTTTAATGGATGTGGTTGATGTCCACTTCGAGTAA
- a CDS encoding cytochrome c oxidase subunit 3, with product MSTSSNAPLVAPAASQALPGDLAMWIFILAELAAFTLFIIAFSVTQMLYPEMFQAGRAELDPSTGFAMTVGLLSSGFLAALAVERVRVNQARQAAVLLIAAIASAMVYVVLKLSEYTHLAQAGFDLEYNMFFTLYWLVTLFHFLHVWLGLLVLAFLAWRCWRLGFTADNRSGMESGVMYWHMIDLAWVIIFPLVYLLG from the coding sequence ATGTCCACTTCGAGTAACGCGCCGTTAGTCGCGCCTGCTGCCAGTCAGGCACTGCCGGGCGATTTGGCCATGTGGATTTTTATTCTGGCTGAATTAGCGGCTTTTACGCTATTTATTATTGCCTTCAGTGTCACGCAAATGCTTTACCCTGAGATGTTCCAAGCAGGGCGCGCAGAGTTGGATCCCTCCACAGGCTTTGCTATGACGGTAGGTTTGCTGTCATCGGGCTTTTTAGCGGCGCTGGCAGTGGAGCGGGTACGGGTGAATCAAGCGCGGCAAGCGGCTGTGTTATTGATCGCGGCGATAGCTTCGGCAATGGTCTATGTGGTGCTTAAACTCAGTGAGTATACGCACTTAGCTCAAGCCGGCTTTGACCTTGAATACAATATGTTCTTCACTCTGTATTGGTTGGTGACCTTGTTTCACTTTTTGCATGTGTGGCTGGGTTTGCTGGTGTTGGCTTTTTTAGCTTGGCGTTGTTGGCGATTAGGCTTTACTGCCGATAACCGCAGCGGTATGGAATCTGGGGTGATGTATTGGCACATGATTGACTTGGCTTGGGTGATTATCTTTCCGCTGGTGTATTTACTGGGGTAG
- a CDS encoding cytochrome C oxidase subunit IV family protein encodes MSNTKVLFVCWLLLVLATAVTVYLGASTLTLATQVGAVLAVAVIKSALIIDGFMELRHTQRRWRIIMYGWPVAMSLIIAVTLLLPRFMS; translated from the coding sequence ATGTCCAATACAAAGGTGTTGTTTGTGTGCTGGTTGCTCTTGGTGCTGGCAACCGCTGTGACCGTTTATCTGGGGGCCAGCACGCTGACCTTGGCCACTCAGGTTGGCGCGGTATTGGCAGTGGCTGTTATTAAATCAGCTTTGATTATTGATGGCTTTATGGAATTGCGACACACGCAACGGCGCTGGCGCATCATCATGTATGGCTGGCCTGTGGCCATGAGTTTGATTATTGCTGTGACCTTGTTGCTGCCTCGCTTTATGAGCTGA
- a CDS encoding c-type cytochrome, whose product MSETFTKGMARNIYYGGSLFFILVFLALTYHTERTIPERTNSELLTESVVRGKLVWEENNCIGCHSLLGEGAYFAPELGNVFVRRGGEEGFKYFLPAWMKAQPTNIPGRRQMPQFNLTDAQLDDLTEFLKWSSKIDTNNWPPNKEG is encoded by the coding sequence ATGTCTGAAACATTCACTAAAGGTATGGCAAGAAATATTTACTATGGAGGAAGTCTATTCTTCATCTTGGTGTTTCTTGCGCTCACTTACCACACAGAAAGAACTATCCCTGAACGTACCAATAGCGAGTTACTGACAGAGTCAGTGGTGCGTGGAAAATTGGTTTGGGAAGAAAATAACTGCATTGGCTGTCACAGCTTGCTGGGTGAGGGGGCTTACTTTGCTCCGGAGTTGGGGAACGTGTTTGTCCGTCGTGGTGGTGAGGAAGGTTTTAAGTATTTCTTACCTGCTTGGATGAAAGCACAGCCCACCAATATTCCTGGTCGCCGGCAAATGCCGCAGTTCAACTTAACCGATGCCCAGTTGGATGACTTAACCGAGTTCCTTAAGTGGAGTTCAAAAATTGATACCAATAACTGGCCACCAAACAAGGAGGGTTGA